One window from the genome of Elaeis guineensis isolate ETL-2024a chromosome 5, EG11, whole genome shotgun sequence encodes:
- the LOC105034087 gene encoding protein OXIDATIVE STRESS 3 LIKE 4, translated as MAPTNISPSSSSTSDKELEGINIFDMGSLRSHLPQKRKGLSNYFSGKSRSFTCLADAKCVNDLKKEEIPEAKRRKYLDRREAICHSPLSCRTETSSGSYSRSCVGV; from the exons ATGGCACCCACCAAcatctccccctcctcctcctccacctctgACAAAGAATTGGAAGGCATCAATATCTTCGACATGGGGTCTCTAAGGTCTCATCTCCCCCAAAA GAGGAAAGGATTGTCGAACTATTTCTCAGGCAAATCGAGGTCTTTCACATGCCTTGCTGATGCAAAGTGCGTCAATGATCTTAAGAAGGAAGAGATACCAGAGGCAAAGAGGAGGAAGTATTTGGACCGAAGGGAGGCCATCTGCCATTCTCCTCTCTCCTGTAGGACAGAGACAAGTAGTGGCTCCTATAGCAGGTCTTGTGTGGGAGTCTAA